TCTCCAAAAAAACCTTCGGCACCAACTAAATTTACCATGATTCCAGCAACTTTACTTTCAGTATTCCCTAAAGGTAAATCCATAATTGCCCGCAAATGATTTTCAAATTGGGAAGTATAACTGGCTTCAATACTATAATGACCAGAGTTGTGTGGGCGAGGAGCTACCTCGTTTACTAGGATTTCGTCGTTTTCGGTTTGGAACATTTCTACTGCCAAAAGACCAACATGATTAAATTGTTGTGAAACATTCAAGGCAATTGCTCTGGCTTTTTCGGCTACTTTTTCGTCTATTCGAGCAGGACAAATTACATATTCTACCTGATTGGCTTCTGGATGGAATTCCATTTCTACAACTGGATAGGTTTTAATTTCTCCTTTTGGATTGCGGCATACAATTACAGCCAATTCATTTTTGAAAGGCACCATTGTTTCTGCAATACATTCTACATTGGGTAAATTTTCCAAATCAGATGTTTGTCTTATGATTTTTACACCATTGCCATCATATCCAAATTCGGTACATTTCCATACAAAAGGAAGCTGAATATTAGATTCGACTAAATCAACTACCAAGTCTTTTAAAGTCGCATATCTTTTAAAAGGAGCTGTTGGAATGTTATTTTGTATATAAAAATCCTTCTGAACGCCTTTGTTTTGAATAAGTTTCAAAGTTTTTGGAGAAGGATATATTTTTTTGCCTTCGTTTTCTAATTTTTCTAATGCATCAAGATTTACCAACTCAATCTCGAAAGTTAAAACGTCAACTTGCTTCCCAAAATTATAAACGGTGTCAAAATCCATCAAATCGCCTTGAACAAAATAGTTACATGCGATTTTGCTGGGAGCCTCATTGCTTGGATCTAAAACGTAAGTTTGTATGTCAAATTTTCGGGTGTCAAACAATAGCATTTTGCCTAATTGTCCGCCACCTAAGATTCCTAATTTAAAATCAGAAGAAAAATAATTCATTGCGATTGTATTTACTTTGTCTGCTCAGCACATTGCCTAGCATTTGCAAAGATACTTTTTCCTAATTGATTAAGAAAATGCTATTTTATTTTCTTCAAAACTTCTTTGGCTACAGCCTTATAAGCGGCACTATGATTTGGGAAATCTTTGGTAATTATAATTTTTAGTTCAGGATGTATCCAATCATAATACTGACCCAAAAGATATAAAGTGCGAATCGAATAAGCTTTGGTTGCTACTTTGACATCATTAATCAGCCAATCAAAAGAGCTTTCGATGATTGCTTCCAAATGTTTTTCGGTAAGCGGTATTTCCTTCTTTTTATAATGAGATAATACTAAAAGCTGACAAATTTTTGATATTGGCCGTATTGAACTTTCGTCTTTTAGGTTTTTGATATTGGAACAAAAAAAATCCAAATAATCTTCAAGCCATTCTAATTTTTGGTAGCATACAAATTCTAGAATCCAACAGGCTTTTGAAGAATTTTTATCCAAAACCTGAAAAGAAAGTCGAATTAATTCAGTAAAAAGTTCTGAATTTTCGAGTACTTCATCAGCATATTTTTGTCTGTTGGCTCTATGCCCAGTCACATATTCTAATTTTTTTTGAAATTCAGTAAGCATCATCTGTAAATTTGATTGAAAAGTACAAATCAATTTACAATTGTCAAAAGTGAAATCCCTATCTTTGCCAAATATTTTTAAAACACTAAACTGTGATACAACTACACGATAAACAATTTGTTCCGTTTATTTCGGCCAAAGAGATAAACTTCGCTTTAGAAAAAATGGTAGCACAAATAGAAGACGATTTTTTTGACGAAACACCAATTTTTATTGGAGTCTTAAACGGTTCTTTTATGGTAGTTTCCGATTTTTTAAAATTATACAAGAAACCATGTGAAGTTTCTTTTATCAAATTAGCTTCTTACGAAGGAACATCTTCTACCGATTCGGTTAAGCAATTAATCGGTTTAAATCAGGATTTAACGGGTAGAACCGTAATTGTTTTAGAGGATATTATCGATACTGGAAACACTTTAGAGGAATTAAAACACTTGTTCAAAAGTCAAAATGTTAAGCATTTTAAAATTGCTACACTTTTTTTCAAACCAGAAGCTTTCAAAAAAGATATAAAAATCGACTATGTTGGAATACGAATTCCTAACAAATTTATTGTTGGTTTTGGATTGGATTACGATGGTTTAGGTAGAAATTTACCTGAAGTGTATCAATTAAAAGAGTAACTAAAAATAGTAAAAACCATATATAAAAAAGGAATGATCAATATTGTTTTATTTGGAAAGCCAGGAGCAGGAAAAGGAACTCAGGCAGAATTTTTAAAAGAAAAATACAATTTACAACACATTTCAACAGGAGATGTTTTTCGTTATAATTTAAAAAATGACACTCCATTAGGTAAAGAAGCTAGAGTCTTTATGGATGCTGGAGATTTAGTTCCAGACGAATTAACCACAAAAATGCTTATTGACGAAGTAAACAAGCACTTGGATTCAAACGGAATTTTATTCGACGGATATCCAAGAACTATTGGTCAAGCCGAAGCATTGGATGCGTTTTTGCCAACTATTGGTTCAAAAGTTGCAGCAACAGTAGCGCTAGAAGCCGATGATAATATATTAGTAGCTAGATTATTGGAAAGAGGAAAAACTAGTGGAAGAATTGACGATCAAGACGAAGAAAAAATCAGAAATCGTTATCAGGAATATAATGAAAAAACGGCTCCGCTAATTGGATATTACAAAGAGCAAAATAAGTTTCATGCTGTAAACGGAATAGGAACTATTCAAGAAATTACAGAAAGACTTACAGCAGTTATCGATAATTTATAGGAGCAATCTCCAGCTGTACGTTACAAGTCACAGCCATAAAATAACTATTTTTCTATGTCATAAAAGGAGCTTCCGCTGGTCGCTCTTTTATGACAAGAAAAATTAGTTTTTTATAGCCATGAGCTTTCCACTACCATCTGGGCTAAAAAATAACAACAGGATTTGAAAGAATCCAAAATATAAACGAACAACCAAAACATTGGAAATAGTAATAATATTTTTTCTAATACTCTTAAACGGGGTTTTCTCTATGTCTGAAATCGCATTGATTTCGGCACGAAAAAACAGATTGGAAACCGCTGCCAAAAAAGGCAACAAAAATGCCCAAATCGCTTTAGATTTAGCTAATTCGCCTAATAAATTTTTGTCAACAGTACAAATAGGAATTACTCTTATTGGAATCCTGACAGGTATTTTTAGTGGAGACAAAATTACTTCCGATGTAGAAACATTCGTAAAAGGATTTCATGTATTGATTCCTTATGCGCATTCAATAGCTGTAGGGATTGTTGTGGTAACATTGACATTCTTTTCTTTGGTATTAGGAGAATTGTTTCCAAAAAGAATTGGTTTAAACTACCCCGAAGGAATTGCAAAAGCTGTTGCTATGCCGATGAAAATAATTTCGATAGTTACCGCACCTTTTATATGGCTGTTAACGACTTCGACCGATTTTCTGTTGGATGTTTTGCGAATAAAACCTACCGCAGATGGAAAAGTAACCGAGGAAGAGATAAAAGCCATCATCAAAGAAGGAACCGAAGGAGGAGAAGTTCAGGAAATAGAACAAGATATCGTAGAACGTGTTTTTCATATTGGTGATAGAAAAATCAATTCGTTGATGACCCATAGAAAATCAGTTATGATGCTGCCTTTGCATGCCGATAAAAGCAAGGTAAGAGAATTTATGATTCAAGAACTGCACTCTATTTATCCAGTTTATAACGAAAACCATGATGATATTGTTGGAGTAGTCAATTTGAAAAATATCTTTGCTAATGTTGATAATGACAATTTTAATTTAGCCGAAATTATGACTGAAGCTCCGTTTATGATGGAGCAAACGACTGCTTATAAAGCGTTGGAACAATTTAAAAAATCAGGAATTCATTATGCATTGGTTTCCGATGAATATGGTGTTTTTCAAGGAATCATTACGTTGAATGATATTTTGGAAGCCTTGGTTGGAAATGCATCTGATTTTTATAAAGATGATTTTAAATTAATCGAAAGAGAGGATGGAACCTGGATGGTAGATGGACATTATTCGCTACACGATTTCCTTACTTATTTTGAATTGGATGATTTGATAAATGATTATGAAGTGACCACGGTAAGTGGATTAATAATGACCGAATTGGCTCATATCCCGAAAGAAGGAGAAAAGTTGATTTGGCAAAAATTTGTGTTGGAGGTCATCGACATGGATGGCGTGAAGATTGATAAAGTAATGGTGAAAGCCTTAAAACAATAGTTATCAGTATTTAGTTTTTGGGATTCAGTTATTAAACTGACAACTAAAAACGGATTGCTGATTGCTGAAAATTAAAGAAAATGACAGAAGGGAATTTTGTAGATTACGTAAAAATTTATGTTTCATCCGGTAAAGGAGGAAAGGGGTCTACGCATTTGCATAGAGAAAAATTTATTCAATATGGTGGTCCTGATGGTGGAGATGGTGGTCGTGGTGGACACGTTTATTTGGTAGGAAACAAGGCACTTTGGACTTTGTTTCACTTAAAATTTGCTCGTCATATCAAAGCGGGTTACGGTGGTGATGGAAGTGGTGATAGAAGTACAGGAGCAGATGGTGAAGATAAATACATCGAAGTTCCGTTAGGGACTGTTGTAAAAGATAAAGAAACAGGTGAAACTTTATTCGAAATCACAGATGACGGAGAGAAACAAGTGCTGTGTCGTGGTGGAAAAGGTGGTTTAGGAAACTGGCACTTTAGAAGTTCAACAAATCAAACGCCAAGATATTCTCAACCGGGTTTACCTGGTGTAGAAATGGATGTGATTCTGGAACTTAAAGTTCTTGCCGATGTTGGTTTGGTAGGTTTTCCTAATGCTGGAAAATCAACTTTATTATCAGTGTTGACATCTGCAAAACCAAAAATTGCTGATTATCCTTTTACAACTTTAAAACCAAACCTTGGAATCGTTGCTTACAGAGATTTTCAATCGTTTGTAATTGCAGATATTCCTGGAATTATTGAAGGTGCTGCCGAAGGAAAAGGATTGGGTCATTATTTCTTACGTCATATTGAGCGTAACTCAACGTTGTTGTTTTTAGTTCCTGTTGATACTCCAAATATTAAAGAAGAGTATGATATTTTGGTAAATGAATTGACGAAGTACAATCCCGAAATGCTAGATAAAGAGCGTTTGTTAGTGATTTCGAAAATGGATATGCTGGATGATGAATTGAAAGCAGAATTAAAAACGCAATTAGACGAAGATTTCAAAGAGACTCCTTATATGTTTATTTCATCCGTTGCCCAACAAGGATTGACTGAATTGAAAGACAAGCTTTGGAAAATGCTTAATGAATAACAATCTAAGTTTTATATACAAAAGGTGTTCTAGTGATAGAGCACCTTTTTTTGTTCGACTAGGTACTATTGTAGTAGAACTTTACATAATTTTATATATTAGCAGGATAGCAGTAAATGTTACTCAGTAGTGAGTATATAATAGTTAACGAGAATACCAAACCGGAATAGTTAAAATCAGAACCAAAATGAATATAGGCATAGCAACTTTAGCAACGTTTATTTTAGCTTTATTTTTAGCTTTAATTGGAGGTTATATTTCATGTTTTTTCACTTCGAAGTCCAAAAAGCGATTGGAAATATTGTTTTAGCCATGAGAAAAGATTTGCTTGGAAAAACAAATTTGACATTTAAAATTTTTCAATATACAGACGTTATAGATAGAAATTGACCAGCTAGTGTGAGCTTCTAGCTCTTATCAATAATCATCTCTTGTCCTAAAATAAGTTTTACAAAAGTAATTATTTTATTAAGATTACGGAGCTACTAACGGAGATTCCTCCTTCGTCGGAATGACAATATTGTGGTTAATCTTTGAGTAGAAAAAGTCGTGATGGATTTTATACAAACTTTTTTCAACAGACTATTGCGTAAAGAAAACACAAGTAGCTCGTCAATATTGTCATTCCGACGAAGGAGGAATCTCCGTTAGAAACTCTTGCCAGCAGCGGAAAAGTTTGAGTTAACATATCATAGAACATGAATAATACCAACAACCAAAATGAATAACTATAACTTTAACAACAAAAAATTTGCACTAATTCAAAATACTGAAAGTGGAGAAGTAAACTCGGAAACTGTTTTTGAATATAGTCAAGATGGTAATCTTGTAACTGCCGACTATTTTGGCGGAACTATAAAATATGGTAAAATTATAGCTGACTTGAAAGGCGATGAATTGAATATGTTGTATCAATGTTTGACAACAGACAATTTATTGAAAGCTGGCAAAGCTATTGCAAAAATCTCTTTGACAGACAGCGGGAAAATAAAATTGAGTTTAAATTGGGAATGGCTGACAGACGGAAGCGAAAAAGGGAAATCTGAATACATAGAAGTCGAATAATTATTCCCCCGTAAGTTGAAACTTTGATTCAACTAAAGAATAAAAAAGAGGTTATTTCACAACTTGTGAAATAACCTCTTTTTTATTGCTTTTATATAAATAGACTATACAATTAGTATAGTTTAATTATACTTTTTATATAAATAAATTATACGTTTAATATAAATGAATTATACCTTTTGTATAATTTAATTATCCAATTAGTATAATTAAATTATACTTTTTATATAAATGAATTATACTTTTCGTATAATTTAATTATACCTTCTATATAAATGAATTATACTTTTAATATAATTGTGCTATACCATTTGTATGATTTTGGTAATTATATAGATTAGTAATCCTTCCAAAAATGCAAAATTCTTACTAACTAGCCCTGATGGAAGCGGCATCCCCGCTTTTTCTGCGGGAATATAGCGGACAGCAGGAACCCATATTTCCTGAAAATGCCTTATGTTTCGCTCCTTTAAATACTTTTAGTCGTTATACATATCAAATAGATATTCTAAGGTTTCAGGAATGTTGTTGGCTTTCATAGTTGGGTATTTTACTCTGGAATTGAGCCAGTTTTCGATAACTAAATAAAAGTCATCTGCGACATCATAAACTACTGGAACGCCTAGTTTTTTGAGAGCTGCAGCATTGCATTCCTGTTCGTAATGCTGACGAATAGGAATGGAGAGTATTTTTTTGCCAAGATATAAAGCTTCGGATGGGGTTTCGAATCCACCGCCTGTAATGATTCCTTCGCAGTTGATAAGGCTTTTATTAAAATAGTCTTGGTTGACAGGGTAATACGTGATGTTTTTTACGGTGTGTTTGGTTTTTATATCATTTAGAAACCAATGAAACGATAAATTAGGAAGTTTGTTGAATGCTTTTTCTAAACAATCCTTCTGGAAGGAAGGCAGATAAACAGTGATGTGACCCTTGTTTTTGGGATTGGCATTTATGATTTCATCTTTGATAACGGGTGGGAAAATAAAATCGTCATATTTGTCAAAATGCAGACCAATATTCTTTGGCGAAGGTGCATAGTGTTTTAGAATCATTTCGCCCATGACGCTTTTCTTTTCGGGTCTGGGAGTGTGAGGAGATATAAAACTGGCTTGATGACCAAATTGTACGGAATGTACTTTTTGCATTTTGCACGCCAACGCAGTAATCGAATCAAAATCGTTGATAACCACATCGTAATTTTTTAGCGGTAATATATCGGCATCTTTATAGATTTGTCTTGGTTTGACATTCCTGACAATGTCCCAATAATTCAAACCGCCACATTTACTGTAATGCAAGCTGCAACCTTCGCTTTTGAATTTTATGGGCAAATTAATATCGAGCGTTGCATTGTTGCCACTAAGGAAAAAATCGACTTCGCCATATTTTTGTAGATAGGGATATAATTGAATGGCTCTGCTGATGTGTCCATTGCCTGTTGCCTGAATAGCGTAAAATATTTTCATTTCTGTATATTTTGTTTAGGAGAGTATTTTGTTTACAATGTCGCTTACTGCTTTATCATCTTGGCTGTCTGATTCGGTGTAATGCTCCCTGTTATAATGGTAAAGACTCCATTTTTGTTTTTTATATTCTAATGCAGTAAGGTTTTCGATCCAATCGCCACTATTTAGATACATTACACTTCCATGTTCGTTGACGATTTCTTTCATTTGTGGTTTGTGAATGTGTCCACAAACGACATAACTGTATTTTTTTTGGATGGCGATTTCGGCAGCTGTGGTTTCAAAATTAGAGACAAAAGAAACAGCTTTCTTGACACTGTCTTTTATCATTTTGGAGTAGCTTCTTTTTTCTTTGCCTAAAAGTCCCAAAAACCAATTGATTAAACTGTTGATTAGAATTAGTAAATCATAGCCTTTTCCGCCTAGTTTGGCTAGTATTTTGGCATATCCTTGTGTAGAGGAATCGAATACATCTCCATGAAAAATCCACGTTTTTTTGCCGTCTAAATCCAAAATAACTTTGTCGACTAATTCGAAATTTCCTAAGATGAAATCAGAGTATTTTCGCAACGCTTCATCGTGATTTCCTGTAATATAGATTACTCGGGTGCCTTGATTTGACATTTTTATGATTTGTCTCAAGACATTCATATGTGATGCGGGAAAGTAACTTTTGGTGAAACTCCACATGTCGATGATGTCTCCATTTAAAACCAATGTTTGAGGATTTATTGATTTTAAATATTGCAATAATTCTTTGGCTTGACATCCGTAAGTGCCTAAATGAACGTCACTTATAACTACCAACGGAATTTTTCTTCTTCTTTTCATTTTTAGTTTTTACGAAAGTAAGACCGTTATGTTATTTCAATGTGTTTTTAGTATTATTTGTATATGAAAAAAACCGTCAAGTTTTTGGGATTAGGCTGTAGTTTTTTATTTTTAAAAAGAGGTGTAATAGAAGATTCAAATAGAGTACTAATTTTTACTTAAAACTAAATGATACTTGTTGCATTTTCTTAATTTTGGGGGATGAAAAAATCCCTGCTTCTATTCGTGTTATTTCCTTGGCTAATTTTTGGTCAAACTAACTTTATGAAAGGTGAAAAATTATTCAAAGAAGGGAAATTTGATGAGGCACAACCTCTTTTAGAAAATTACTTAAAAACCAATTCAAATCATCTTAGAACTTTAGAATATTTAGGCGATATTGCATCGCAAAATAAATATTGGGATAAGTCCTTAATTTATTATAAAAAACTAGAAAAGTTAAAGCCAACCGAAGCTAATTACTATTATAAATACGGAGGTGCTTTGGCGATGAAATCTCTGGGAGTCAATAAAATAAAGGCGTTAGGAATGATTGGCGAAGTGAGATCTTCGTTTGAAAAAGCTATAGAATTGAATCCAAAACATGTTGAAGCCAGATGGGCGCTGATCGAATTGAATTTGCAATTACCAGCAATAGTAGGCGGAAGTGAGTCTAAAGCAATTAAATATTCGTCTGAATTGCGTGAAATATCTCCAGTTGACGGGTATTTATCGTTAGGACATATTAATGAGTATTTTAATAGATATGCTGAGGCAGAAGTTCAATACAAAAGGGCTATTTTGATAGGGGGTTCTAAAATTTGTTATCAGGCATTGGCAGATTTTTATAAAAATAAAATGAAGCAACCAGAGAAAGCTAATATTGTTTGGGAAGAGTATAAAAATAAAAGTAATAAAGGAATCAAGTAATTGATTATTGAATAAAAGCACTATAAAGAGACTAAATGAGAACACATTTTATTGCCATAGGCGGAAGCGCAATGCACAACTTAGCATTGGCATTACACAATAAAGGATATCAAGTTACAGGGAGCGATGATGCTATTTTTGAGCCTTCAAAATCTCGTTTGGAGAAAAAAGGGATTTTACCTGTTGAATTAGGTTGGTTTCCTGAAAAAATTACTTCTGATATTGAAGCTGTAATTCTTGGAATGCATGCCAAAGCTGATAATCCAGAGCTTTTGAAAGCACAGGAATTAGGACTTAAAATTTATTCGTATCCTGAATTTTTATACGAGCAATCCAAAAATAAAACCCGCGTTGTTATTGGTGGCTCTCACGGAAAAACGACTATTACTTCGATGATTTTGCATGTAATGCATTATCATAATATTGAAGTAGATTATATGGTAGGGGCACAATTAGAAGGTTTTGATACAATGGTGCATCTTACCGAAGATAATGATTTTATGGTTTTGGAAGGGGATGAATATTTATCTTCGCCAATTGACAGAAGACCTAAATTTCATTTGTATCAGCCAAATATCGCTTTGATTTCTGGAATTGCCTGGGATCATATTAATGTTTTTCCAACCTATGATTTTTATGTAGAGCAGTTTGAAATCTTTATTGATAAAATTACTAATGGTGGAATTTTGGTTTACAATGAAGACGATTCTGAAGTAAAACGTGTTGCCGAAAAAGCAACTAATCCAATTCGAAAATTAGCATACCATACGCCAAAATATACTGTACAAGACGGTATAACTTTACTAGAAACTCCAGAAGGAGCAATGCCAATCGAAGTATTTGGAGCGCATAATTTGAATAATTTGGCGGGTGCCAAATGGATTTGTCAAAACATGGGAGTGGATGAAGCTGATTTCTATGAGGCAATTGCGAGTTTTAAAGGAGCTTCTAA
The Flavobacterium sp. 5 DNA segment above includes these coding regions:
- a CDS encoding 5-(carboxyamino)imidazole ribonucleotide synthase — translated: MNYFSSDFKLGILGGGQLGKMLLFDTRKFDIQTYVLDPSNEAPSKIACNYFVQGDLMDFDTVYNFGKQVDVLTFEIELVNLDALEKLENEGKKIYPSPKTLKLIQNKGVQKDFYIQNNIPTAPFKRYATLKDLVVDLVESNIQLPFVWKCTEFGYDGNGVKIIRQTSDLENLPNVECIAETMVPFKNELAVIVCRNPKGEIKTYPVVEMEFHPEANQVEYVICPARIDEKVAEKARAIALNVSQQFNHVGLLAVEMFQTENDEILVNEVAPRPHNSGHYSIEASYTSQFENHLRAIMDLPLGNTESKVAGIMVNLVGAEGFFGDVIYKNIETILGWNGVTPHIYGKKQTRPFRKMGHVTIVNENMAEARRIAEDVKNTIKVISNK
- the hpt gene encoding hypoxanthine phosphoribosyltransferase, producing MIQLHDKQFVPFISAKEINFALEKMVAQIEDDFFDETPIFIGVLNGSFMVVSDFLKLYKKPCEVSFIKLASYEGTSSTDSVKQLIGLNQDLTGRTVIVLEDIIDTGNTLEELKHLFKSQNVKHFKIATLFFKPEAFKKDIKIDYVGIRIPNKFIVGFGLDYDGLGRNLPEVYQLKE
- a CDS encoding adenylate kinase; this encodes MINIVLFGKPGAGKGTQAEFLKEKYNLQHISTGDVFRYNLKNDTPLGKEARVFMDAGDLVPDELTTKMLIDEVNKHLDSNGILFDGYPRTIGQAEALDAFLPTIGSKVAATVALEADDNILVARLLERGKTSGRIDDQDEEKIRNRYQEYNEKTAPLIGYYKEQNKFHAVNGIGTIQEITERLTAVIDNL
- a CDS encoding hemolysin family protein is translated as MSEIALISARKNRLETAAKKGNKNAQIALDLANSPNKFLSTVQIGITLIGILTGIFSGDKITSDVETFVKGFHVLIPYAHSIAVGIVVVTLTFFSLVLGELFPKRIGLNYPEGIAKAVAMPMKIISIVTAPFIWLLTTSTDFLLDVLRIKPTADGKVTEEEIKAIIKEGTEGGEVQEIEQDIVERVFHIGDRKINSLMTHRKSVMMLPLHADKSKVREFMIQELHSIYPVYNENHDDIVGVVNLKNIFANVDNDNFNLAEIMTEAPFMMEQTTAYKALEQFKKSGIHYALVSDEYGVFQGIITLNDILEALVGNASDFYKDDFKLIEREDGTWMVDGHYSLHDFLTYFELDDLINDYEVTTVSGLIMTELAHIPKEGEKLIWQKFVLEVIDMDGVKIDKVMVKALKQ
- the obgE gene encoding GTPase ObgE; translation: MTEGNFVDYVKIYVSSGKGGKGSTHLHREKFIQYGGPDGGDGGRGGHVYLVGNKALWTLFHLKFARHIKAGYGGDGSGDRSTGADGEDKYIEVPLGTVVKDKETGETLFEITDDGEKQVLCRGGKGGLGNWHFRSSTNQTPRYSQPGLPGVEMDVILELKVLADVGLVGFPNAGKSTLLSVLTSAKPKIADYPFTTLKPNLGIVAYRDFQSFVIADIPGIIEGAAEGKGLGHYFLRHIERNSTLLFLVPVDTPNIKEEYDILVNELTKYNPEMLDKERLLVISKMDMLDDELKAELKTQLDEDFKETPYMFISSVAQQGLTELKDKLWKMLNE
- a CDS encoding glycosyltransferase family protein, producing the protein MKIFYAIQATGNGHISRAIQLYPYLQKYGEVDFFLSGNNATLDINLPIKFKSEGCSLHYSKCGGLNYWDIVRNVKPRQIYKDADILPLKNYDVVINDFDSITALACKMQKVHSVQFGHQASFISPHTPRPEKKSVMGEMILKHYAPSPKNIGLHFDKYDDFIFPPVIKDEIINANPKNKGHITVYLPSFQKDCLEKAFNKLPNLSFHWFLNDIKTKHTVKNITYYPVNQDYFNKSLINCEGIITGGGFETPSEALYLGKKILSIPIRQHYEQECNAAALKKLGVPVVYDVADDFYLVIENWLNSRVKYPTMKANNIPETLEYLFDMYND
- a CDS encoding UDP-2,3-diacylglucosamine diphosphatase gives rise to the protein MKRRRKIPLVVISDVHLGTYGCQAKELLQYLKSINPQTLVLNGDIIDMWSFTKSYFPASHMNVLRQIIKMSNQGTRVIYITGNHDEALRKYSDFILGNFELVDKVILDLDGKKTWIFHGDVFDSSTQGYAKILAKLGGKGYDLLILINSLINWFLGLLGKEKRSYSKMIKDSVKKAVSFVSNFETTAAEIAIQKKYSYVVCGHIHKPQMKEIVNEHGSVMYLNSGDWIENLTALEYKKQKWSLYHYNREHYTESDSQDDKAVSDIVNKILS
- a CDS encoding lipopolysaccharide assembly protein LapB; amino-acid sequence: MKGEKLFKEGKFDEAQPLLENYLKTNSNHLRTLEYLGDIASQNKYWDKSLIYYKKLEKLKPTEANYYYKYGGALAMKSLGVNKIKALGMIGEVRSSFEKAIELNPKHVEARWALIELNLQLPAIVGGSESKAIKYSSELREISPVDGYLSLGHINEYFNRYAEAEVQYKRAILIGGSKICYQALADFYKNKMKQPEKANIVWEEYKNKSNKGIK
- the murC gene encoding UDP-N-acetylmuramate--L-alanine ligase; protein product: MRTHFIAIGGSAMHNLALALHNKGYQVTGSDDAIFEPSKSRLEKKGILPVELGWFPEKITSDIEAVILGMHAKADNPELLKAQELGLKIYSYPEFLYEQSKNKTRVVIGGSHGKTTITSMILHVMHYHNIEVDYMVGAQLEGFDTMVHLTEDNDFMVLEGDEYLSSPIDRRPKFHLYQPNIALISGIAWDHINVFPTYDFYVEQFEIFIDKITNGGILVYNEDDSEVKRVAEKATNPIRKLAYHTPKYTVQDGITLLETPEGAMPIEVFGAHNLNNLAGAKWICQNMGVDEADFYEAIASFKGASKRLEKIAEGKGKVAYKDFAHSPSKVAATTKAVKEQYPNRTVVACLELHTYSSLNAEFLKEYEGALEYADVAVVFYSPDAVKIKQLEEVTYEQISKAFNREDLIIYTNPKDFKDYLFNLNLENSALLLMSSGNYGGLNFDEVKQLIL